GACCAGTTATCAAACAATATTATTCTCGAGCCAGTAGGGCGAAATACAGCACCAGCTATCACTTTAGCCGCTCTTAGTGCCGTATCTAAAGGTGAAGACCCATTATTGTTGGTTCTTGCTGCTGATCATGTCATTGGTAACCGAGTAGCATTTCATCAGGCAGTCCAGGATGCGATTCCTTACGCACAACAAGGCAAGCTTGTAACGTTTGGCATTGTAGCTGCGCAACCTGAAACCGGTTATGGCTATATACAGCGTGGTGGCATGTTAGGAAGTAATCAGGCTCCAGTCTTTCGTGTGCAACGTTTCGTCGAAAAACCTGATTTTGCAACCGCCCTCCAGTACCTTGAAAGCGGCGAATATTATTGGAACAGCGGGATGTTTCTGTTTCATGCTAAACGCTTCCTTGAAGAAATTGCGCAATTCCGCCCTGACATTCTCGAAGCCTGCCAGAAAGCAATTGCGACGTCTGAACCGGATGCACAACAGGATTTTATCCGTGTCGATAAGAAGGCTTTTATCGCCTGCCCAGATGAGTCAGTTGATTATGCCGTAATGGAAAAGACCTCTGATGCTATCGTTGTTCCACTTGACGCCGGTTGGAATGATGTCGGCTCGTGGTCTGCGTTGTGGGATGTCAACAATAAAGATGCAAATGGCAATGCACTGACGGGTGATGTATTTACCCATCATGCCAGCAATTGCTATATCAATACTGATGAGAAACTGGTAGCCGCAGTCGGCGTTGAGAATTTGGTGATTATTAATACCAAAGATGCAGTACTGGTCATTGATAAATCTCAGGTGCAGGATGTCAAGAAGGTCGTCGAGTTCCTGAAGAAAAACGAGCGCGGCGAACATCGTGTGCACCGTGAATCGTACCGTCCCTGGGGTAAGAACGATAAAGTCGTGAGTATGCCGCGCTACCATGTTAATCGTGTCACGGTTAAACCTGGTGGTATGTTCTCTTTGCAAATGCACCATCATCGTGCCGAGCACTGGGTGGTTCTCTCCGGTACTGCAAAAGTAACTATAGACGAAAACACCTACTTACTTACTGAAAACCAATCGACTTTTATCCCCATCGGTTCTCAGCATATGTTGGAAAACCCAGGGAAAATTCCACTCGAATTACTAGAAATACAGTCCGGATCCTATTTAGGTGAGGACGATATCATTCGTACAAAAGATCATTATGGCCGTTGCTAATTAGGGGATGAAATAT
This is a stretch of genomic DNA from Pantoea phytobeneficialis. It encodes these proteins:
- a CDS encoding mannose-1-phosphate guanylyltransferase/mannose-6-phosphate isomerase is translated as MIIPVIMAGGTGSRLWPMSRELYPKQFLRLYGENSMLQETVIRLKGLDVSEPLVICNEQHRFLVAEQLRHIDQLSNNIILEPVGRNTAPAITLAALSAVSKGEDPLLLVLAADHVIGNRVAFHQAVQDAIPYAQQGKLVTFGIVAAQPETGYGYIQRGGMLGSNQAPVFRVQRFVEKPDFATALQYLESGEYYWNSGMFLFHAKRFLEEIAQFRPDILEACQKAIATSEPDAQQDFIRVDKKAFIACPDESVDYAVMEKTSDAIVVPLDAGWNDVGSWSALWDVNNKDANGNALTGDVFTHHASNCYINTDEKLVAAVGVENLVIINTKDAVLVIDKSQVQDVKKVVEFLKKNERGEHRVHRESYRPWGKNDKVVSMPRYHVNRVTVKPGGMFSLQMHHHRAEHWVVLSGTAKVTIDENTYLLTENQSTFIPIGSQHMLENPGKIPLELLEIQSGSYLGEDDIIRTKDHYGRC